One part of the Gossypium raimondii isolate GPD5lz chromosome 1, ASM2569854v1, whole genome shotgun sequence genome encodes these proteins:
- the LOC105786001 gene encoding ABSCISIC ACID-INSENSITIVE 5-like protein 4, producing MASSKVITTTSQTNPDLPRQPSLCPSLSTLLADLQNQQNNQNQSQNGLGSMNMDDLLKNICSSPPPPPPTSDSHPQFAGVSISCEGSFSLPKDVANKSVDEVWKDIVVGGDDKRQGNPPVGMTLEDFLTKAGAVREEDVRGVVNQVGVGAGVYPVDPAVINGGGNHFSAFGNSGGVDHQRLVAVAGGGARGKRRAVEAPPLDKATQQKQRRMIKNRESAARSRERKQAYTVELESLVTQLEEEKARLLREEAELNKARFKQLMENLVPVVEKRRPPRVLRRVHSMQW from the exons ATGGCGTCCTCTAAGGTGATAACGACAACGTCACAGACCAATCCTGATCTGCCACGTCAGCCATCTCTATGCCCTTCGCTCTCCACTCTCCTCGCCGACCTTCAGAAccaacaaaacaatcaaaaccaaTCCCAGAACGGCCTTGGTTCCATGAACATGGACGATCTGTTGAAAAACATCTGCTCCTCCCCACCACCACCGCCACCTACTTCCGATTCACACCCGCAGTTTGCCGGCGTGTCCATCTCATGCGAAGGTAGTTTCTCGCTCCCGAAGGATGTGGCGAACAAGTCCGTCGACGAGGTTTGGAAGGACATCGTGGTCGGTGGCGACGATAAGAGACAGGGGAATCCACCGGTAGGTATGACTTTGGAGGATTTCTTGACGAAAGCTGGGGCGGTTAGGGAAGAGGATGTCAGGGGAGTTGTTAATCAGGTGGGAGTAGGTGCAGGGGTTTATCCTGTTGACCCGGCCGTTATCAACGGTGGTGGAAATCATTTTTCGGCGTTCGGAAACAGCGGTGGCGTTGATCATCAGAGGTTGGTGGCGGTGGCAGGTGGAGGCGCTAGAGGAAAGCGACGCGCCGTGGAGGCACCGCCTTTGGATAAAGCGACTCAGCAGAAACAGAGGCGGATGATAAAAAACAGAGAATCTGCAGCTAGATCCAGAGAACGCAAACAG GCTTATACAGTTGAATTGGAATCACTGGTGACACaattggaagaagaaaaagccCGGTTGCTGAGAGAAGAG GCTGAGCTGAACAAGGCGAGGTTTAAGCAG CTGATGGAGAACCTGGTCCCTGTTGTGGAGAAACGAAGACCACCTCGAGTTCTTAGGCGAGTTCATTCTATGCAATGGTAA